From a region of the Brevibacterium siliguriense genome:
- a CDS encoding glycosyltransferase, translating to MRFECTAGNQPAAPPPPGAPSLRSSVTVVLVVPVYHEEATMTSSVQTLLAADAGPGVEVTIIIADNACTDSTPRIAAAPATEHRNVEYVRFEEKGRGRALSRVWQASSADIVAYTDVDLATDIRVLGPVVEVIRSGLADVAIASPLQPGLQVERGIRREIIYRCCNRLFKLSLGVGFSDAQCGFKAMSASAARELLPNVEDTEWFFATELLARTS from the coding sequence ATGAGATTCGAGTGCACCGCCGGGAACCAGCCCGCAGCGCCCCCCCCCCCAGGAGCCCCGTCCCTCCGATCGAGTGTGACCGTCGTCCTCGTCGTTCCGGTGTATCACGAGGAGGCGACGATGACCTCTTCCGTCCAGACTCTTCTCGCCGCCGACGCCGGCCCCGGAGTCGAGGTCACGATCATCATCGCCGACAACGCGTGCACCGATTCGACCCCGAGGATCGCCGCTGCCCCGGCGACCGAGCATCGGAACGTCGAGTACGTGCGATTCGAGGAGAAGGGGCGCGGTCGCGCACTCTCCCGGGTGTGGCAGGCTTCGTCGGCGGATATCGTCGCCTATACGGATGTCGATCTCGCCACGGACATCAGAGTCCTCGGACCTGTGGTCGAGGTGATCCGCTCGGGACTGGCCGATGTGGCCATCGCGTCTCCGCTGCAGCCGGGTCTTCAGGTCGAACGCGGAATCAGACGCGAGATCATCTACCGCTGCTGCAACCGACTGTTCAAGCTCAGCCTCGGTGTCGGTTTCAGCGACGCGCAATGCGGGTTCAAGGCGATGTCGGCAAGCGCAGCACGTGAGCTGCTGCCGAACGTCGAGGACACCGAATGGTTCTTCGCCACGGAGCTGCTCGCCCGCACCTCATAG
- a CDS encoding DUF1707 SHOCT-like domain-containing protein yields the protein MADDDSPPPPRRIRASDKDRDEVLSVITEAVTNGRLDPEETAQRQDDAISAKFLDDLMPLIDDLPEGHRLHQRLARQTGHGHDAGSGSALQPRGPAELSPSVDPGSAPPANSVAIMSGREIDVAPGTAQVTTYALMGGDNIDLCAVMGPGVTVELTSYSMWGGNDIYVPPGVRVRDETINIMAGNEVRQSARGDGSNGTIVLKGFSLMAGHDVHLAKGYRAKDQGQLE from the coding sequence ATGGCCGATGATGACTCCCCTCCCCCGCCGCGTAGGATCCGTGCCTCCGACAAGGACCGTGACGAGGTCCTCTCTGTGATCACGGAGGCGGTGACGAACGGACGCCTCGACCCCGAAGAGACCGCGCAGCGTCAGGATGACGCAATCTCCGCGAAGTTCCTCGATGACCTCATGCCGCTCATCGACGACCTGCCGGAAGGCCACCGCCTCCACCAGAGACTCGCCCGGCAGACCGGGCACGGACACGACGCCGGCTCGGGTTCGGCCCTGCAGCCACGCGGACCGGCCGAACTCAGTCCGAGCGTCGATCCGGGTTCCGCCCCGCCCGCAAACTCCGTGGCTATCATGTCCGGTCGTGAGATCGACGTCGCGCCCGGCACCGCTCAGGTCACCACCTATGCGCTCATGGGCGGGGACAACATCGATCTGTGCGCCGTCATGGGACCCGGTGTGACCGTTGAACTGACCTCCTACTCGATGTGGGGCGGCAACGACATCTACGTCCCGCCGGGCGTGCGCGTCCGTGACGAGACGATCAACATCATGGCGGGCAATGAGGTCCGTCAGTCCGCGCGCGGCGACGGTTCGAACGGCACCATCGTCCTCAAGGGCTTCTCACTCATGGCCGGACACGACGTCCATCTGGCCAAAGGCTACCGAGCAAAGGATCAGGGTCAACTGGAATGA
- a CDS encoding ATP-dependent 6-phosphofructokinase, whose protein sequence is MKIGVLTSGGDCPGLNAVIRGIVRKGIRTHDASFVGIRDGWRGLLEDDMFDMTMLDVRGLSGRGGTILGTSRTHPYEDGGPERMREVMAAHGIDSLIAIGGEGTLAGASRLVNEEGLHIVGVPKTIDNDLGNTDYTFGFDTAQSIATEAIDRLRTTAESHHRCMVIEVMGRNVGWIALHAGMAAGAHAILMPEFPVDFDQIAEWVTSAKDRGRAPIVVVAEGFVPEGFDSQVADHGVDNQGRVRLGGIANYLTPKIEEITGIESRATILGHLQRGGSPTAYDRVLSTRLGMAAADLSQHGHWGKMASLKGTDIVSVEMSSAVHSLKSVPLHRWEEAQVLFG, encoded by the coding sequence ATGAAGATCGGTGTACTCACTTCGGGCGGAGACTGCCCGGGACTCAACGCTGTCATCCGCGGCATCGTCCGCAAGGGAATCCGCACTCACGATGCCTCATTCGTCGGCATCCGCGATGGCTGGCGCGGTCTCCTCGAGGATGACATGTTCGATATGACGATGCTCGATGTGCGCGGTCTGTCCGGCCGGGGTGGCACCATCCTCGGCACCTCCCGTACTCACCCCTATGAGGACGGCGGTCCCGAGCGCATGCGCGAAGTCATGGCCGCCCACGGTATCGATTCGCTCATCGCCATCGGCGGCGAAGGCACTCTCGCGGGCGCTTCGCGTCTGGTCAACGAGGAGGGGCTGCACATCGTGGGCGTCCCCAAGACTATCGACAACGACCTCGGCAACACCGACTACACGTTCGGATTCGACACCGCCCAGTCGATCGCCACGGAAGCGATCGACCGGCTGCGCACCACGGCGGAATCCCATCACCGCTGCATGGTCATCGAGGTCATGGGGCGCAACGTCGGCTGGATCGCTCTGCACGCAGGGATGGCGGCCGGAGCCCATGCGATCCTCATGCCCGAATTCCCCGTCGACTTCGACCAGATCGCCGAATGGGTGACGTCAGCGAAGGACCGCGGGCGTGCCCCGATCGTCGTCGTCGCAGAGGGGTTCGTCCCCGAGGGCTTCGACTCTCAGGTCGCCGATCACGGCGTGGACAACCAGGGCCGTGTCCGCCTCGGCGGGATTGCGAACTACCTTACTCCGAAGATCGAAGAGATCACCGGAATCGAATCCCGCGCCACGATCCTCGGGCACCTGCAGCGAGGCGGCTCCCCCACCGCGTACGACCGTGTGCTGTCCACCCGCTTGGGCATGGCGGCCGCCGACCTGTCCCAGCACGGGCATTGGGGGAAGATGGCCAGCCTCAAGGGCACGGATATCGTCTCCGTGGAGATGTCCTCGGCCGTGCACAGTCTCAAATCGGTGCCGCTGCACCGCTGGGAAGAGGCACAGGTGCTCTTCGGCTGA
- a CDS encoding DNA-directed RNA polymerase subunit beta', with amino-acid sequence MPDVNFFDELRIGLATTENIRGWSHGEVKKPETINYRTLKPEKDGLFCEKIFGPTRDWECACGKYKRVRFKGIICERCGVEVTRAKVRRERMGHLELAAPVTHIWYFKGVPSRLGYLLDLAPKDLEKVIYFAAYMITSVDEDSRHRDLPSLQNKIDVEKQQIGTRRDADIDRRAKKLEEDLAALEAEGGTAQAKKKLRDTAEKEMDKLRKNADREVDRIEQVWDRFKNLKVNDLEGDESLYREMFHRFGLYFTGAMGAEAIQKRLIDFDLEGEAEKLRELIATGKGQRKTRALKRLKVVNAFLTTDNNPEGMVLDVVPVIPPELRPMVQLDGGRFATSDLNDLYRRVINRNNRLKRLLDLGAPEIIVNNEKRMLQEAVDSLFDNGRRGRPVTGPGNRPLKSLSDMLKGKQGRFRQNLLGKRVDYSGRSVIVVGPQLHLHQCGLPKTMALELFKPFVMKRLVDLNHAQNIKSAKRMVERQHPQVWDVLEEVITEHPVLLNRAPTLHRLGIQAFEPQLIEGKAIQLHPLVCSAFNADFDGDQMAVHLPLSPEAQAEARILMLSANNILKPSDGKPVTMPSQDMIIGLFHLTSERKGLAGDGRAFSGMGEAIMAFDRGELDLGSPITIRLDDVVPNADMELPEGWEAGDPLDVQTTLGRATFNEYLPADYAFVNSTIDKKALSRIVNHLAEEYPKVEVAQTLDNFKAGGFYWATRSGITIAMSDVVSPEAKTEIIDNAEVIDTKVQQQYELGALTDDERRNELVKLWTETTEKVDQIMRTNFPEENSVLRLVESGASGNWMQVRQLAGMRGLVTNPQGEIIPRPIVSNYREGLAVLEYFIASHGARKGLADTALRTADSGYLTRRLVDVSQDVIIRAAEAESNKGITLPIAERDHEGNLVPHEYAETTVYGRLTVSDVTDAEGNVLLPAKSDVTGAVVDMLVANGIEELKVHSVLTADSDAQISAEHYGRSMATGQLVDIGEAIGTVAAQSIGEPGTQLTMRTFHTGGAAASTGDITQGLPRVTELFEARTPKGFAPIAEATGRAKIDDSRKTRFVIITPDDGSDEIEHAVSKRARLMVEDGQHVKAGEQLIVGAVDPKQVLRIRGRREAERFLVEEVQKVYRSQGVGIHDKHIEVIVRQMLRRVTVIESGDTNLLPGELVDRGRYQAENRRVVAEGGQPASARDELMGITKASLATESWLSAASFQETTRVLTEAAMEGKSDALMGLKENVILGKLIPAGTGLQTHRNLVVEPTEEAKAEMFTNSYGDFYAGIGADSGSAIPLEDYDYGAFS; translated from the coding sequence GTGCCTGACGTCAATTTCTTTGATGAACTGCGCATCGGTCTTGCCACCACGGAGAACATCCGCGGCTGGTCACACGGTGAGGTGAAAAAGCCTGAGACCATCAACTACCGCACCCTGAAGCCGGAGAAGGACGGACTCTTCTGCGAGAAGATCTTCGGCCCCACCCGCGACTGGGAGTGCGCCTGCGGAAAGTACAAGCGCGTCCGCTTCAAGGGCATCATCTGCGAACGCTGCGGCGTCGAGGTGACCCGTGCCAAGGTGCGTCGCGAGCGGATGGGCCACCTCGAGCTCGCAGCTCCCGTGACCCACATCTGGTACTTCAAGGGTGTGCCCTCACGTCTGGGCTACCTGCTGGACCTGGCTCCGAAGGACCTCGAGAAGGTCATCTACTTCGCGGCCTACATGATCACCTCGGTCGACGAGGATTCCCGTCACCGTGATCTGCCCAGCCTGCAGAACAAGATCGACGTCGAGAAGCAGCAGATCGGCACCCGCCGTGACGCCGACATCGACCGTCGTGCCAAGAAGCTCGAAGAGGATCTCGCCGCACTCGAGGCCGAAGGCGGAACCGCCCAGGCCAAGAAGAAGCTGCGCGACACCGCCGAGAAGGAAATGGACAAGCTGCGCAAGAACGCCGACCGTGAGGTCGATCGTATCGAGCAGGTGTGGGACCGGTTCAAGAACCTCAAGGTCAACGACCTCGAGGGCGACGAGAGCCTGTACCGCGAGATGTTCCACCGCTTCGGCCTGTACTTCACCGGTGCCATGGGCGCCGAAGCCATCCAGAAGCGCCTCATCGACTTCGACCTCGAAGGCGAAGCCGAGAAGCTGCGTGAGCTCATCGCCACCGGCAAGGGACAGCGCAAGACCCGTGCCCTCAAGCGCCTCAAGGTCGTCAACGCGTTCCTGACCACCGACAACAACCCTGAGGGCATGGTCCTCGACGTCGTGCCGGTGATCCCGCCGGAGCTGCGCCCGATGGTGCAGCTCGATGGCGGCCGCTTCGCCACCTCGGACCTCAACGACCTCTACCGTCGCGTCATCAACCGCAACAACCGCCTCAAGCGTCTGCTCGACCTCGGTGCTCCCGAGATCATCGTCAACAACGAGAAGCGGATGCTGCAGGAGGCCGTGGACTCGCTGTTCGACAACGGACGTCGCGGACGGCCGGTGACCGGACCGGGCAACCGCCCGCTCAAGTCGCTGTCGGACATGCTCAAGGGCAAGCAGGGACGTTTCCGTCAGAACCTGCTCGGCAAGCGTGTGGACTACTCGGGCCGTTCGGTCATCGTCGTCGGTCCTCAGCTGCACCTGCACCAGTGCGGTCTGCCCAAGACCATGGCTCTGGAGCTGTTCAAGCCCTTCGTGATGAAGCGTCTGGTCGATCTCAACCACGCTCAGAACATCAAGTCGGCCAAGCGCATGGTCGAGCGTCAGCACCCGCAGGTGTGGGATGTCCTCGAAGAGGTCATCACCGAACACCCTGTGCTGCTCAACCGTGCACCGACCCTGCACCGTCTGGGCATCCAGGCGTTCGAGCCGCAGCTCATCGAGGGCAAGGCCATCCAGCTGCACCCCCTCGTCTGCTCGGCGTTCAATGCTGACTTCGACGGTGACCAGATGGCTGTGCACCTGCCGCTGAGCCCCGAGGCGCAGGCCGAGGCCCGCATCCTCATGCTCTCGGCCAACAACATCCTCAAGCCCTCGGACGGCAAGCCCGTGACCATGCCTTCGCAGGATATGATCATCGGTCTGTTCCACCTCACCTCCGAGCGCAAGGGACTCGCAGGCGACGGACGCGCGTTCTCCGGAATGGGCGAAGCCATCATGGCCTTCGACCGGGGAGAGCTCGACCTCGGTTCGCCGATCACCATCCGTCTCGATGATGTCGTGCCCAATGCGGACATGGAACTTCCCGAAGGCTGGGAGGCCGGCGATCCGCTGGACGTGCAGACCACTCTGGGGCGCGCAACGTTCAACGAGTACCTGCCTGCCGACTACGCGTTCGTGAACTCGACGATCGACAAGAAGGCCCTGAGCCGGATCGTCAACCACCTCGCCGAAGAGTACCCGAAGGTCGAGGTCGCACAGACGCTGGACAACTTCAAGGCCGGCGGCTTCTACTGGGCCACCCGCTCGGGCATCACCATCGCGATGTCGGACGTCGTCTCGCCCGAGGCGAAGACCGAGATCATCGACAACGCCGAAGTCATCGACACGAAGGTTCAGCAGCAGTACGAACTCGGTGCGCTGACAGACGATGAACGCCGCAACGAGCTCGTCAAGCTGTGGACCGAGACGACCGAGAAGGTCGACCAGATCATGCGCACGAACTTCCCCGAGGAGAACTCGGTGCTGCGGCTGGTCGAGTCCGGTGCATCCGGTAACTGGATGCAGGTGCGTCAGCTGGCAGGTATGCGCGGTCTGGTGACGAACCCACAGGGTGAGATCATCCCGCGTCCGATCGTGTCGAACTACCGTGAGGGACTCGCAGTGCTCGAGTACTTCATCGCCTCGCACGGTGCCCGTAAGGGTCTGGCTGATACCGCTCTGCGTACCGCTGACTCCGGCTACCTGACCCGTCGTCTCGTCGACGTCTCGCAGGATGTCATCATCCGCGCGGCAGAGGCCGAGTCGAACAAGGGCATCACCCTGCCGATCGCCGAACGCGATCATGAGGGCAACCTGGTTCCGCACGAGTACGCCGAGACCACCGTCTACGGTCGTCTCACCGTCTCCGACGTCACCGACGCCGAGGGCAATGTGCTCCTGCCGGCCAAATCCGATGTCACCGGAGCTGTGGTGGACATGCTCGTGGCCAACGGCATCGAAGAGCTCAAGGTCCACTCCGTGCTGACTGCCGATTCCGATGCGCAGATCTCCGCCGAACACTACGGTCGCTCGATGGCGACCGGCCAGCTCGTCGACATCGGCGAGGCCATCGGCACCGTCGCTGCACAGTCGATCGGTGAGCCCGGCACCCAGCTGACTATGCGTACGTTCCACACCGGTGGTGCTGCCGCATCTACGGGTGATATCACGCAGGGTCTGCCGCGTGTGACCGAGCTCTTCGAAGCTCGCACGCCGAAGGGCTTCGCCCCCATCGCCGAGGCGACCGGACGCGCGAAGATCGACGACAGCCGCAAGACCCGCTTCGTCATCATCACCCCCGATGACGGCAGCGACGAGATCGAGCACGCAGTGTCCAAGCGTGCACGGCTCATGGTCGAGGACGGCCAGCACGTCAAGGCCGGCGAACAGCTCATCGTCGGTGCAGTCGATCCGAAGCAGGTGCTGCGCATCCGCGGTCGCCGTGAGGCCGAGCGCTTCCTCGTCGAAGAAGTCCAGAAGGTCTACCGGTCGCAGGGTGTGGGCATCCACGACAAGCACATCGAGGTCATTGTGCGGCAGATGCTGCGTCGCGTGACCGTGATCGAGTCGGGCGACACGAACCTGCTGCCCGGTGAGCTCGTCGACCGCGGCCGCTACCAGGCGGAGAACCGTCGTGTGGTCGCCGAAGGCGGCCAGCCGGCATCGGCTCGTGACGAGCTGATGGGCATCACGAAGGCTTCGCTGGCCACCGAGTCGTGGCTGTCGGCCGCATCCTTCCAGGAGACCACCCGCGTCCTCACCGAGGCGGCCATGGAAGGCAAGTCCGATGCGCTAATGGGCCTGAAGGAGAACGTCATCCTCGGTAAGCTCATCCCTGCCGGCACCGGCCTGCAGACCCACCGCAACCTCGTGGTGGAGCCGACCGAAGAGGCCAAGGCCGAGATGTTCACGAACAGCTACGGCGACTTCTACGCGGGCATCGGGGCCGATTCCGGTTCCGCCATCCCGCTGGAGGACTACGACTACGGAGCGTTCAGCTGA